In the genome of Gemmatimonadales bacterium, the window ACCCCCCGCTGAATCGCGTGGCCGCTCATCGGTTACTCCGGCTTGGCCTTCTTGTCGGCCACGAGCTTGCCGCTGTGCCCGCGGAAGAGCCGCGTCGGCGCGAACTCGCCGAGCTTGTGGCCCACCATGTTCTCGGTCACGTACACCGGCACGAACTTGTTGCCGTTGTGCACCGCGAAGGTGTGGCCCACGAACTCGGGGAGGATCGTGCTCGCCCGGCTCCAGGTTTTCACCACCCGCTTCTCGTTGCGCTGGTTGAGCTGGCCCACCTTGCGGGCCAGCGCCTCCTGTACGAAGGGACCCTTCTTGACGCTGCGTGCCATTACCGGGTTGCCTTCCCGCGCTTCCGTCCGCGCACGACGTACTTGTTGGAGGCCTTCTTGTGATGCCTCGTCTTCCGCCCCTCGGGCTTGCCCCAGGGCGACACCGGCGGCCGCCCGCCCGAGCTCTTGCCCTCGCCGCCGCCCAGCGGATGGTCGACCGGGTTCTTGGCGACGCCGCGCACCTTGGAGCGCTTGCCGAGCCAGCGGTTCTTGCCCGCCTTGCCGATGGAGAGCAGCTCGTGCTCGGCGTTGCCCACCTCGCCCACGGTGGCGAGGCAGCGCGCGTGGACCAGGCGCATCTCGGTGGAGCGGAGCCGGAGCGTGACGTAATCGCCTTCCTTGGCCACGACCTGCGCGCTAGTGCCGGCGCTCCGGCAGAGCT includes:
- the rpsS gene encoding 30S ribosomal protein S19, whose protein sequence is MARSVKKGPFVQEALARKVGQLNQRNEKRVVKTWSRASTILPEFVGHTFAVHNGNKFVPVYVTENMVGHKLGEFAPTRLFRGHSGKLVADKKAKPE